In the genome of Limnobaculum zhutongyuii, one region contains:
- a CDS encoding COG3014 family protein → MNNKIKRFIFCSGIVFTLAACSNPPSRQNFDYSLSQGQLELAQKIALEEGVSSDADIATELLWSLEAGALLRMNTELDRSTKVFDTSETLIKENETQNLAASGFSQAASMVVNDNIMSYTPRVYDRVMVNTYKALNFWQQANFNDARVEWNRVDDRQRRAAEYFSKEINAQKDSVKSNNLGETYSGAMERLGDSGVDVAKWAPYDGYINPASLYLHGLYFLINNESAADLNKAKESLKRAYALTRSKQIRADLNLANAGRKVAPGVWVVFENGTAAHKVERRIDLPLFLVTSRVVYTGMALPVLESGSPAYPYLSVNGGRQTETFANMDKIIQGEFKTEFTGILIKELTRAVLKTAAQASMRNSDNKTVRLLGALTGIAQAVTTQADIRSWHTLPYEFQVTYVKWPKDGQLQINPSGGAAIQVDLPATPQPVVVYVRALNANTVPQVNLLTSKNAI, encoded by the coding sequence ATGAATAATAAAATCAAACGCTTTATTTTTTGTAGTGGTATTGTTTTCACGTTGGCTGCCTGTTCGAATCCGCCATCACGTCAAAACTTTGACTACTCGCTTTCGCAAGGACAACTCGAGTTAGCACAGAAAATTGCACTGGAAGAAGGCGTCTCTTCTGACGCTGATATTGCCACTGAGCTATTGTGGTCCCTTGAAGCCGGCGCTTTATTGCGAATGAACACCGAGCTGGACCGTTCAACCAAAGTTTTTGATACTAGCGAAACGCTAATTAAAGAAAATGAGACACAAAATCTGGCGGCATCCGGATTTAGTCAGGCAGCTTCGATGGTGGTTAACGATAACATTATGAGTTATACCCCCAGGGTATATGACCGCGTAATGGTTAACACGTACAAAGCATTAAATTTTTGGCAGCAGGCTAATTTTAATGATGCCCGAGTAGAGTGGAACCGGGTAGACGATCGCCAGCGCCGGGCGGCTGAATATTTCTCTAAAGAGATTAATGCGCAAAAAGACAGCGTGAAGAGTAATAACCTCGGCGAAACTTACTCTGGTGCAATGGAAAGGCTGGGAGATTCAGGCGTTGATGTCGCTAAATGGGCTCCTTATGACGGTTATATCAATCCGGCGTCGCTCTACCTGCATGGTCTGTACTTTTTAATTAATAATGAAAGTGCTGCCGATCTGAATAAAGCCAAAGAGAGCCTGAAACGGGCTTATGCTCTGACCCGTAGCAAGCAGATCCGTGCCGATCTCAACCTTGCTAATGCCGGTCGTAAAGTTGCTCCGGGCGTTTGGGTTGTGTTTGAAAATGGTACTGCTGCTCATAAAGTAGAACGTCGTATCGATCTGCCATTATTTTTGGTAACCAGCCGTGTCGTGTATACCGGTATGGCATTACCAGTGCTTGAATCAGGTAGTCCGGCGTATCCTTATCTTTCAGTTAACGGAGGGAGACAAACGGAAACCTTCGCCAATATGGATAAAATTATTCAGGGCGAATTTAAAACGGAATTTACCGGTATTCTGATCAAAGAGTTGACCCGTGCAGTACTGAAAACCGCCGCACAGGCTTCGATGAGAAACTCTGATAATAAGACTGTCAGATTACTTGGTGCTCTTACTGGCATCGCTCAGGCGGTCACTACACAGGCAGATATTCGCAGTTGGCATACCTTACCCTACGAGTTTCAGGTAACCTATGTGAAATGGCCAAAAGATGGGCAGCTTCAGATTAATCCATCAGGTGGCGCTGCGATTCAGGTAGATTTACCAGCAACGCCTCAGCCGGTGGTGGTTTATGTAAGGGCGTTGAACGCGAATACGGTTCCACAGGTCAATTTGTTAACCAGTAAAAACGCTATCTAG
- a CDS encoding DNA repair ATPase produces the protein MSDNQVNNRDRELLDNAVAEGGAYDILRKRLSEQGQQLHEKAWTLNERRLAEFGKSQMDIIGRIRIRTENNCVARDIVRVGEWLLFGYNVFIGLKKETRIEDVFSLYRLTEQNGEYDVESVALTGTFLNITSFVQDFNELYTYYKNTQLLQLVERDGKLLASFQIGERITDIRVFRWSISSDKKEIKYIDNRGERDIALPPAYDFEWHKTTRENTVNGRYPHMNILDTVFVETIGGDLTIKCENNTEDGLGIYREAVLDKTQSLDDAQIEYAQTGSLILLKILPYREDSWRYLVYNTLTQTAQRIDAIGLACIQLPEDHGIIFPGGYYLQNGEYKTFDQPMTGMRFRRIRRSPNGEDVLYIFYEPNFGRIALFNYNMIERKLQNPLFGHGYAMLEDGRMVLFEGQSDEPTRIHPMQVWQTPFYSDEYAALQPAKNSFFGRIGNAELVRGISDLYHIAREIEQQQISSQLYEKLCLDAKRLIDIYYWLNDEHSLHASILLKEIANTGELVLDEYEKVESIRRQSSRAMNEATSRQKQLLSAMLPDSWVNAQQFVDALNELNVQRGHLITLRDYRYIDLASLDEMEQQLTVSQERISLATAEFLASEKALQPFTLQLQELEKQTQEARNSAQLNEPLAGMDKMSADLDMLSNLMASLKFEDTTQQTGIIESISEIYARLNQARARLQQRRKEQGSVESVAQFGAQFKLFSQGITNALTLASDPERCDEQLSRLLVQLEELESQFSGQEEFLGDILSKREELLETFETHKQSLLDERQRKSQNLQVAAERLLDSLRRRTAKFLTLDELNAFFAADPLSLKTREIIERLRELKDSVKADDIDAKFKAARDQAIRSLRDKSEIFEDGGSVIKLGPRHRFSVNTQELDLTILPRGEQLYLHLTGTDYQEPIDSSELEALKDYWNIAIESESPEVYRAEYLAYSLIYAASKEQDGLTFDLLKAQQNQPEMLEKTVRDFASPRYKEGYEKGIHDHDAVAILRKLLPVGESADLLRFNPLARSLAVLLWQHKYSEELPALWPERARTSLNIKQLFRSDAGLLDLQAEIEAELSLFLEQYPIPCQSYQQSQAAEYLSLILGRTPLEFSFSKYARTLSEGLQAQLEKAHMWSDFNHSQQNLGNRLSQRWILIENWLKGLCTLPEYLGLTEYIPEAVVLMLLDKSVVTRFSEVDLHFSVSDLMGEHPRIQQQTLTLSLDDYFSRMRYQRKVFIPAYQRYQSVRQQVLNQQRSELRLHEFKARPLSSFVRNKLINDVYLPIIGDNLAKQIGAIGEGKRTDLMGLLLMISPPGYGKTTLMEYIANRLGLIFMKINGPALGHDVLSLDPEQAPNATARQELEKLNLALEMGNNVMLYVDDIQHTHAEFLQKFISLCDGTRRIEGVWKGKTKTYDMRGKKFCVVMAGNPYTESGDVFKIPDMLANRADIYNLGEVLGGMEEAFALSYIENSLTSNPVLAPMALRDMNDLYLLVDKALGKPFTSNSLSHQYSEAEISEIVAILERIMAMRDVVLKVNQQYIASAAQSDKYRTEPAFKLQGSYRNMNKLSEKISAVLNPAEIRRIIDDHYLGEAQLLTNGAEENLLKLAEIRDMMSPEEEKRWVQIKHDFMRNKSLGGDNTDIGGRVVAQLADLVESVQALRN, from the coding sequence ATGTCAGATAACCAAGTGAATAATCGAGATCGGGAATTACTGGATAACGCCGTCGCTGAAGGTGGTGCCTACGATATTTTACGTAAACGTTTATCTGAACAGGGCCAGCAACTGCATGAAAAAGCCTGGACCCTCAACGAGCGGCGCCTGGCTGAATTTGGCAAAAGCCAGATGGATATTATCGGTCGAATCCGCATTCGTACCGAAAATAACTGCGTTGCTCGTGATATTGTGCGCGTTGGTGAATGGTTGCTGTTTGGCTATAACGTATTTATTGGCCTGAAAAAAGAAACCCGAATTGAAGACGTTTTCTCTCTGTATCGTTTAACCGAGCAAAACGGTGAATATGACGTAGAATCCGTTGCCCTGACCGGAACTTTCCTGAATATCACCAGCTTTGTTCAGGATTTCAATGAGCTGTATACCTATTATAAAAACACCCAGTTATTACAGCTGGTAGAGCGTGACGGTAAGCTTCTGGCAAGCTTCCAGATTGGTGAGCGCATCACCGATATTCGGGTGTTCCGCTGGTCCATTTCCAGCGATAAAAAAGAGATTAAGTATATCGACAATCGCGGCGAACGGGATATCGCTTTGCCGCCAGCCTACGACTTCGAATGGCATAAAACTACCCGTGAAAATACCGTCAATGGCCGTTATCCACATATGAATATTCTGGATACCGTGTTTGTTGAAACCATTGGTGGTGACCTGACGATCAAGTGTGAAAATAATACCGAAGATGGCCTAGGTATCTATCGTGAGGCCGTGCTGGATAAAACTCAGTCGCTGGACGATGCTCAAATTGAGTACGCACAAACCGGCAGTCTGATTCTGCTGAAGATCCTACCCTACCGGGAAGATAGCTGGCGTTATCTGGTGTATAACACCCTGACACAAACCGCTCAGCGTATTGATGCTATAGGTTTAGCCTGTATTCAATTGCCGGAAGATCACGGCATTATTTTCCCCGGCGGTTACTATCTGCAAAACGGTGAATACAAAACCTTCGATCAGCCAATGACCGGTATGCGTTTTCGCCGTATCCGTCGTTCACCTAATGGTGAAGATGTTCTGTATATATTTTACGAACCAAACTTTGGCCGCATCGCCCTGTTCAATTACAACATGATTGAACGTAAGCTGCAGAACCCCTTATTCGGTCATGGTTATGCCATGCTGGAAGATGGCCGCATGGTGCTATTTGAAGGGCAATCGGATGAACCAACCCGCATTCATCCAATGCAGGTCTGGCAAACCCCCTTCTATTCTGATGAGTATGCTGCCCTTCAGCCAGCAAAAAACAGCTTTTTTGGTCGTATCGGTAATGCTGAACTGGTGCGTGGTATTTCTGATTTATACCACATCGCCCGAGAGATAGAACAACAGCAAATCTCCTCTCAGCTGTATGAAAAACTCTGTCTGGATGCTAAGCGATTAATCGATATCTATTACTGGCTGAACGATGAACATAGCCTGCATGCCTCCATTCTGCTGAAAGAGATTGCTAATACCGGTGAGCTGGTACTGGACGAATATGAAAAAGTAGAAAGCATTCGCCGTCAGTCTTCCCGGGCAATGAATGAAGCGACCAGCCGTCAGAAACAGCTATTGTCAGCCATGCTGCCGGACAGCTGGGTTAATGCCCAACAGTTTGTTGATGCGCTAAATGAGCTGAACGTACAACGCGGTCACCTGATCACCCTACGCGATTATCGCTATATTGATTTAGCCAGTCTGGATGAGATGGAACAGCAACTGACCGTCAGTCAGGAGCGAATTTCACTTGCTACAGCAGAGTTTCTCGCCAGCGAAAAAGCACTACAGCCATTCACCTTACAGTTGCAAGAGCTGGAGAAACAGACTCAGGAAGCACGTAACAGCGCCCAACTCAATGAACCGCTGGCGGGCATGGATAAAATGTCTGCCGATCTGGATATGCTATCCAATCTGATGGCTTCACTGAAGTTTGAAGATACCACTCAGCAAACCGGTATTATTGAGTCTATCTCAGAGATTTATGCTCGCCTGAATCAGGCCCGGGCTCGTCTTCAGCAGCGCCGTAAAGAACAAGGTTCTGTTGAGTCGGTTGCACAGTTTGGCGCTCAATTTAAATTATTCAGTCAGGGAATCACCAATGCCTTAACGCTGGCGTCAGACCCAGAACGCTGTGATGAGCAACTTTCACGCCTGCTGGTTCAGTTGGAAGAGTTGGAGAGCCAGTTCAGCGGTCAGGAAGAGTTTCTTGGTGATATTCTTAGCAAACGCGAAGAGCTGCTGGAAACCTTCGAGACGCATAAACAATCGTTGTTGGATGAGCGCCAACGTAAATCACAAAACCTTCAGGTCGCCGCTGAACGTCTGTTAGACAGCCTGCGGCGCAGAACGGCTAAATTCCTGACGCTGGATGAACTGAACGCCTTCTTTGCTGCCGACCCATTATCGCTGAAAACCCGTGAGATTATTGAACGCCTGCGGGAACTGAAAGACAGCGTTAAAGCCGACGATATTGACGCCAAATTTAAAGCTGCACGGGATCAGGCAATACGCAGCCTGCGCGATAAATCAGAAATTTTTGAAGATGGTGGCAGTGTTATCAAACTGGGGCCACGTCATCGTTTCAGCGTCAATACTCAGGAATTAGATCTCACCATCCTGCCTCGGGGCGAACAGCTTTACCTGCATCTGACCGGTACTGATTATCAGGAGCCTATCGACAGTTCAGAGTTAGAAGCGCTGAAAGATTACTGGAATATCGCCATTGAATCCGAGTCGCCGGAAGTTTATCGCGCTGAATATCTTGCTTATTCTCTGATCTATGCAGCCAGTAAAGAGCAGGATGGCCTGACTTTCGACCTGTTGAAAGCCCAGCAAAATCAGCCAGAAATGTTGGAGAAAACCGTACGTGATTTCGCATCCCCTCGTTATAAAGAGGGATATGAAAAAGGAATTCACGATCATGATGCAGTTGCGATTCTGCGCAAGCTACTGCCGGTTGGAGAAAGCGCCGATCTGTTACGTTTTAATCCATTAGCCCGCAGCCTTGCCGTTTTGCTATGGCAACATAAATATTCAGAAGAATTACCTGCTCTGTGGCCAGAACGAGCCCGTACCAGTCTGAATATCAAGCAGCTGTTTCGCAGCGATGCAGGTCTGTTGGATCTACAGGCAGAAATAGAAGCAGAGCTTAGCCTGTTTCTGGAACAGTACCCTATTCCCTGTCAGTCATATCAGCAGTCACAGGCGGCTGAATACCTTAGCCTGATTCTGGGGCGAACGCCGTTAGAGTTCAGCTTTAGCAAATATGCCCGTACCCTGTCAGAAGGGTTACAGGCTCAGTTAGAAAAAGCCCATATGTGGAGTGACTTTAATCACTCACAGCAAAATTTGGGCAACCGTTTATCCCAACGTTGGATCCTGATAGAAAACTGGCTAAAAGGCCTCTGCACACTACCAGAGTATCTGGGACTAACTGAATATATCCCGGAAGCCGTAGTGCTTATGTTACTGGATAAATCAGTCGTCACCCGCTTTAGTGAAGTTGATCTGCATTTCAGCGTCAGCGATCTGATGGGAGAACATCCGCGCATTCAACAACAGACGCTAACCCTAAGTCTGGATGATTACTTCAGCCGTATGCGCTATCAGCGTAAGGTATTTATTCCCGCCTATCAGCGTTATCAATCGGTCAGACAGCAGGTGCTAAATCAGCAACGTAGTGAGCTGCGTTTACATGAGTTTAAAGCGCGCCCACTCAGCTCTTTCGTACGTAATAAACTGATTAATGATGTTTATTTGCCCATCATTGGCGACAACCTGGCAAAACAGATTGGCGCCATTGGTGAAGGTAAACGAACTGACCTGATGGGGTTACTGTTAATGATCTCCCCGCCGGGTTACGGTAAAACGACTTTGATGGAGTATATTGCTAACCGTCTGGGTCTGATTTTTATGAAAATCAATGGTCCGGCCTTAGGCCACGATGTTCTGTCACTGGATCCGGAGCAGGCACCTAACGCTACCGCTCGTCAGGAGTTAGAAAAACTCAATCTGGCATTGGAGATGGGAAATAACGTGATGTTATATGTTGATGATATTCAACATACTCATGCGGAATTTTTACAGAAATTCATCTCATTATGTGACGGAACCCGACGTATTGAAGGTGTCTGGAAAGGTAAGACTAAAACCTATGATATGCGTGGTAAAAAGTTCTGTGTGGTGATGGCCGGTAACCCTTACACCGAGTCCGGTGATGTATTCAAAATCCCTGATATGTTGGCAAACCGTGCTGATATTTATAATCTGGGTGAAGTATTGGGTGGTATGGAAGAGGCATTCGCTCTCAGCTATATCGAAAACAGCCTGACCTCTAATCCGGTTCTGGCGCCAATGGCGCTGCGGGATATGAACGATCTCTATCTGTTGGTTGATAAAGCACTGGGTAAGCCCTTCACCAGCAATTCCCTTAGTCACCAATATAGTGAAGCTGAAATCAGTGAGATTGTCGCTATTCTCGAACGCATTATGGCCATGCGTGACGTAGTACTAAAAGTGAATCAACAATACATTGCCAGCGCCGCTCAATCGGATAAATACCGCACCGAACCTGCGTTCAAACTGCAGGGTAGCTACCGTAATATGAATAAGCTTAGTGAGAAAATTTCAGCCGTTCTGAACCCGGCTGAAATACGTCGAATCATCGACGATCACTACTTGGGTGAAGCACAACTACTAACCAATGGTGCAGAGGAAAACCTGCTAAAACTGGCTGAAATTCGCGATATGATGTCTCCTGAAGAAGAAAAACGCTGGGTTCAAATTAAGCATGACTTTATGAGAAATAAATCATTAGGCGGCGATAATACCGATATAGGTGGACGAGTTGTTGCACAACTGGCCGATCTGGTAGAAAGCGTTCAGGCGTTAAGGAATTAA
- the lpoB gene encoding penicillin-binding protein activator LpoB, translated as MMKILNKKTLLAVAVAFSLVGCAEQGAYYVDSKNDSVAVMGLDYKDFEMAATNMVDDMLSSDLLVHPQGGRYVLTVTGIVNDTDQRIDTDQLTKKIRTSLLNSGRFVVTTAINANGPEDEMTRKVRELRKSKMVNQKTVKKDGRVIAPDFSLTGKIIQQNQRVNSSTQQVEYYFQLTLTNLDDGLAYWEKEYPIIKRGDNRTASW; from the coding sequence ATGATGAAAATTTTAAACAAAAAAACGCTTCTTGCTGTGGCTGTTGCTTTCTCTCTGGTTGGCTGTGCTGAACAAGGCGCCTACTACGTTGACAGCAAAAATGACAGCGTTGCTGTTATGGGACTGGATTACAAAGATTTTGAAATGGCAGCAACTAATATGGTTGATGACATGTTAAGTTCTGACCTGCTGGTTCATCCTCAGGGTGGTCGTTATGTGTTAACCGTAACCGGTATTGTGAATGATACCGATCAGCGTATCGATACCGATCAGTTAACCAAAAAAATTCGTACCAGCCTGTTAAACTCTGGGCGTTTCGTGGTTACCACTGCCATTAACGCTAATGGTCCGGAAGATGAAATGACCCGCAAAGTTCGTGAGTTGCGTAAGTCAAAAATGGTTAACCAAAAAACCGTGAAGAAAGATGGACGCGTTATCGCTCCTGATTTCTCCTTAACCGGTAAGATCATTCAACAGAATCAACGTGTAAATTCCAGTACTCAACAGGTTGAGTACTATTTCCAGCTAACCCTGACCAATCTGGACGATGGTTTAGCCTATTGGGAAAAAGAATATCCAATCATCAAGCGTGGCGACAACCGTACTGCCAGCTGGTAA
- a CDS encoding rhomboid family intramembrane serine protease, producing MKLWIQQRIKILSLITVILVGLQLVNSLTGGFLNHFGILPRSAQGLLGILFSPFLHRDWEHLLSNLPILLILSALLLTHSVRYYAIASTFIILFGGLLVWIFARSAIHIGASGWIFGLWMLLLANAFTRRKLLDFVYAILILLYYGGLASGLLPGDPDISTEGHIAGAVAGLCFALLTRKLIPTNNTNTP from the coding sequence GTGAAACTGTGGATACAACAGCGGATTAAAATCCTGAGCCTGATAACTGTCATTCTGGTTGGTTTACAACTGGTAAACTCTCTGACAGGCGGGTTTCTGAACCATTTTGGTATTCTCCCCCGCTCAGCTCAGGGGCTATTAGGTATTCTATTTTCGCCTTTTTTACATCGGGATTGGGAACATTTATTAAGTAACTTACCCATATTACTTATATTGAGTGCTTTATTATTAACGCACTCGGTACGTTATTATGCTATTGCCAGCACTTTTATTATTTTATTCGGCGGGCTACTGGTATGGATTTTTGCCCGTAGTGCTATTCATATTGGTGCCAGCGGCTGGATATTTGGCTTATGGATGTTATTGCTGGCAAACGCATTTACCCGAAGAAAACTACTCGACTTTGTTTACGCGATATTAATTCTGCTTTATTACGGTGGGTTGGCTTCTGGTCTGTTGCCTGGCGATCCGGATATTTCCACTGAAGGCCATATTGCAGGGGCTGTAGCTGGACTCTGTTTTGCACTACTAACCCGAAAACTTATTCCTACCAATAATACAAACACCCCTTAA
- a CDS encoding phospholipase D-like domain-containing protein: MDNKELEHYLESTLADLTLSQGERVKLRELSQVLDTEQSGFMRNRAFDLVRAQLNTAPENLQPVLKWLEMVIKTIDIANQRKKVTSSACFSPGDACRKKICEILAQTTSNVDICVFTIADDIITESILAAHQRQVQIRIITDNEKSEDDGSDIEYLQRKGISIVMDNSPYHMHHKFSIFDNRYLLNGSFNWTRSASQYNYENILITDSPTLLAFYQQEFNRLWQRFS; encoded by the coding sequence ATGGATAATAAAGAACTCGAACACTACCTTGAAAGCACTCTGGCGGATTTAACGTTAAGTCAGGGCGAACGCGTAAAACTGAGAGAATTAAGTCAGGTTCTGGATACGGAGCAATCCGGGTTTATGCGTAATCGTGCTTTTGATTTAGTTCGGGCTCAATTAAATACCGCGCCGGAAAACCTACAGCCGGTATTAAAATGGTTGGAAATGGTGATCAAAACCATTGATATCGCCAACCAGCGCAAAAAAGTAACCTCTTCAGCCTGTTTTTCACCGGGAGATGCCTGCCGGAAAAAAATCTGTGAAATATTGGCTCAAACCACATCAAACGTTGATATCTGTGTGTTTACTATCGCCGACGATATCATTACCGAATCCATTCTGGCAGCCCATCAACGTCAGGTTCAGATCAGAATAATTACCGATAATGAAAAATCTGAAGATGATGGCAGTGATATTGAATATCTGCAGCGCAAAGGCATTTCAATTGTGATGGATAATAGCCCGTACCATATGCATCACAAGTTTTCGATATTTGATAATCGCTACTTGCTCAACGGCAGTTTTAACTGGACCCGAAGCGCATCCCAATATAACTATGAGAATATTCTTATAACTGACTCACCAACGCTCTTAGCCTTTTACCAGCAAGAGTTTAACCGGCTTTGGCAAAGGTTTAGTTAA